From a single Micromonospora sp. WMMD1102 genomic region:
- a CDS encoding P-II family nitrogen regulator — translation MKLVTAVIKPYQLDAVKEALHALGVAGLTVSEVQGYGRQKGHTEVYRGAEYTVEFLPKIRVEVLTDEIDVDKVVDAVVTAARTGKIGDGKVWVTGVEDVIRVRTGERGLDAL, via the coding sequence ATGAAGCTGGTGACTGCGGTCATCAAGCCGTACCAGCTGGACGCGGTCAAGGAGGCACTGCACGCCCTGGGCGTGGCCGGCCTGACCGTCAGCGAGGTCCAGGGGTACGGACGGCAGAAGGGCCACACCGAGGTGTACCGGGGTGCCGAGTACACGGTGGAGTTCCTGCCGAAGATCAGGGTCGAGGTGCTGACCGACGAGATCGACGTCGACAAGGTGGTCGACGCGGTGGTCACCGCCGCCCGTACCGGCAAGATCGGCGACGGGAAGGTCTGGGTGACCGGCGTCGAGGACGTCATCCGGGTCCGTACCGGCGAGCGCGGCCTCGACGCGCTCTAG
- a CDS encoding [protein-PII] uridylyltransferase yields the protein MTRGPVPLTTGQVDPKPLVIPGIGAAAREQRAAALDAWLTGLLAAGLRETAGRRGGTDPTSTDGVALIAVGGLGRRQCAPCGDLDLVLLHAGVPGMEELAAALWYPIWDARLGLDHSVRTIPEALSVAHDDVKVTLGLLDARHVAGDRELSARLVGAAADQWRRTAVRALPALREVTTTRWQAHGELAFLLEGDLKEAAGGLRDVALLRAIAFAGISDTLRPAVRAAHLRMLDTRDALHTSVGRRVDRLLAQERAAVADLLGLRPPRRADGPPRQLLPETAESAGGAAEPGDALLRQVAGDARTISHALDDAWRAADRLRSGRRRGADGRPLRRPVARDVVEQDGELVLARTAIGARPDPSLSLRVAAAAASARLPIARATCEWLAAYCPPLPTPWPPAARAALITLLGAGPGLVTTWETCDRYGLVDGWLPEWPRMRSLPQHNPVHRFTLDRHLVQAAAEATGYAREVDRPDLLLLAAFLHDVGKGLGGDHSQVGAPIAARIAARIGLPPAEVELVGKLVRLHLLLPEVATRRDLADPVTIARVAEAVQDSTTLSLLHALARADARATGPAAWSDWKARLIAELVRRVHTRLDTGQLPEPPSPDPALVAGPLPAVHLEGDRVAVAAADRRGLLAAVAGCLALHRLEVLAADACMVEETALVEFLVQPRYGTPPDPVALAADLRRAVTGDVSVTQRLRGRALAARGGGSPPRVVWHRAAATDAVVLELRAADAGGLLYRVTSALDEAGAQVRAARISTLGGDVVDAFYLVGSWPDEAERDRVEAAVLAAAG from the coding sequence ATGACCAGGGGACCCGTGCCGCTGACCACCGGTCAGGTCGATCCGAAGCCCCTGGTCATCCCCGGCATCGGCGCCGCCGCACGCGAGCAGCGTGCGGCGGCGCTCGACGCCTGGCTGACCGGGCTGCTCGCCGCCGGGCTTCGAGAGACCGCCGGCCGGCGCGGCGGAACGGACCCGACCTCGACCGACGGGGTGGCCCTGATCGCGGTCGGCGGGCTCGGCCGCCGGCAGTGCGCACCCTGCGGCGACTTGGACCTGGTGCTGCTGCACGCCGGGGTGCCCGGGATGGAGGAGCTGGCCGCAGCGCTCTGGTATCCGATCTGGGACGCCCGGCTCGGGCTGGACCACTCGGTGCGGACCATCCCCGAGGCGCTCTCCGTCGCGCACGACGACGTCAAGGTCACCCTCGGCCTGCTCGACGCCCGGCACGTCGCCGGGGACCGCGAACTCTCCGCCCGGCTGGTCGGCGCCGCCGCCGACCAGTGGCGACGGACCGCCGTACGCGCGCTGCCGGCGCTGCGCGAGGTCACCACGACCCGCTGGCAGGCCCACGGCGAACTGGCCTTCCTGCTGGAGGGCGACCTGAAGGAGGCGGCCGGCGGTCTGCGGGACGTTGCGCTGCTCCGGGCCATCGCCTTCGCCGGGATCAGCGACACGCTCCGCCCGGCGGTCCGGGCCGCGCACCTGCGGATGCTGGACACCCGGGACGCCCTGCACACCTCGGTCGGCCGCCGCGTCGACCGGCTGCTCGCCCAGGAACGGGCCGCGGTCGCCGACCTGCTCGGCCTGCGCCCGCCCCGGCGCGCCGACGGTCCGCCCCGCCAGTTGCTGCCCGAGACGGCAGAGTCGGCGGGCGGGGCCGCCGAGCCCGGCGACGCGCTGCTGCGCCAGGTCGCCGGGGACGCCCGCACCATCAGCCACGCCCTGGACGACGCCTGGCGGGCCGCCGACCGGCTCCGCTCCGGGCGACGCCGCGGCGCCGACGGCCGGCCGCTGCGCCGCCCGGTCGCCCGGGACGTGGTCGAGCAGGACGGCGAACTCGTACTCGCCCGGACCGCCATCGGAGCCCGCCCCGACCCGAGCCTGTCGCTGCGGGTCGCCGCCGCCGCGGCCAGCGCCCGGCTGCCGATCGCCCGGGCCACCTGCGAGTGGCTGGCCGCGTACTGCCCGCCGCTGCCGACACCGTGGCCGCCGGCCGCCCGGGCCGCCCTGATCACCCTGCTCGGCGCCGGCCCCGGCCTGGTCACCACCTGGGAAACCTGTGACCGGTACGGCCTGGTCGACGGCTGGCTGCCGGAGTGGCCCCGGATGCGCAGCCTGCCGCAGCACAATCCGGTGCACCGCTTCACCCTGGACCGGCACCTGGTGCAGGCCGCCGCCGAGGCGACCGGGTACGCCCGTGAGGTCGACCGGCCCGACCTGCTGCTGCTCGCCGCCTTCCTGCACGACGTCGGAAAGGGGCTGGGCGGGGACCACAGCCAGGTCGGTGCGCCGATCGCGGCCCGGATCGCCGCTCGGATCGGACTGCCGCCGGCCGAGGTCGAACTGGTCGGGAAGCTGGTCCGGCTGCACCTGCTGCTGCCCGAGGTGGCGACCCGGCGGGACCTCGCCGACCCGGTCACCATCGCACGCGTGGCCGAGGCGGTGCAGGACAGCACCACACTGAGCCTGCTGCACGCGCTGGCCCGGGCCGACGCGCGGGCGACCGGGCCGGCAGCCTGGTCGGACTGGAAGGCCCGGCTGATCGCCGAACTGGTCCGCCGGGTGCACACCCGGCTCGACACCGGCCAGCTTCCCGAGCCGCCGAGCCCGGACCCGGCGCTGGTGGCGGGGCCGCTGCCGGCCGTACACCTGGAGGGGGACCGGGTGGCGGTGGCCGCGGCGGACCGGCGGGGCCTGCTCGCCGCGGTCGCCGGTTGCCTGGCCCTGCACCGGCTGGAGGTGTTGGCCGCCGACGCCTGCATGGTCGAGGAGACCGCCCTGGTCGAGTTCCTGGTGCAACCCCGCTACGGCACCCCGCCGGATCCGGTCGCGCTCGCCGCCGACCTGCGCCGGGCGGTCACCGGCGACGTCTCGGTGACCCAGCGGCTGCGCGGGCGCGCGCTGGCGGCCCGGGGCGGCGGCTCGCCACCCCGGGTGGTCTGGCACCGGGCCGCCGCCACCGACGCCGTGGTGCTGGAGCTGCGCGCCGCCGACGCCGGCGGCCTGCTCTACCGGGTCACCAGCGCACTCGACGAGGCCGGCGCCCAGGTCCGGGCCGCCCGGATCTCCACCCTCGGCGGCGACGTGGTCGACGCCTTCTACCTGGTCGGAAGCTGGCCCGACGAGGCCGAGCGGGACCGGGTCGAGGCCGCCGTGCTGGCCGCCGCAGGCTGA
- a CDS encoding ABC transporter ATP-binding protein, which produces MTETPSHPVETIGLSKRYGEIVAVDSLDLTVRAGEVYGFLGPNGAGKTSTLRMLLGLVRPTAGTVRLFGRPPGAPGQLDRVGALIEGPACYPYLSGWDNLRVLARYAGTPSVRIRTVLELVDLTDRAGDRYSTYSLGMKQRLGVAAALLKDPRLLILDEPTNGLDPAGMADMRALIRRLASGGCTVLLSSHLLGEVQQVCDRVGVVSRGRLVTESTVAELRGKTSLRVLADPLGAAEERARALLGPDRVRVVDGGLDLAVEPERAAWLNAAFVEAGLAVRELRPRERDLEQVFFELTGGTDAAGADRTTKEVGHGVPATA; this is translated from the coding sequence ATGACCGAAACCCCATCCCATCCGGTCGAGACCATCGGCCTGAGCAAACGGTACGGCGAAATTGTCGCCGTCGACTCACTCGACCTCACCGTGCGGGCCGGCGAGGTGTACGGCTTCCTCGGCCCGAACGGCGCCGGCAAGACCAGTACGCTGCGCATGCTGCTCGGCCTCGTCCGCCCCACCGCCGGCACCGTCCGGCTCTTCGGCCGGCCACCCGGCGCACCCGGTCAACTGGACCGGGTCGGCGCGCTGATTGAGGGACCGGCCTGCTACCCCTACCTCTCCGGCTGGGACAACCTGCGGGTGCTGGCCCGGTACGCCGGCACCCCGTCGGTCCGGATCCGCACCGTGCTCGAACTGGTCGACCTGACCGACCGGGCCGGTGACCGCTACTCCACCTACTCGCTCGGGATGAAGCAGCGGCTCGGGGTCGCCGCCGCGCTGCTGAAGGACCCCCGGCTGCTGATCCTCGACGAGCCGACCAACGGGCTGGATCCGGCCGGGATGGCCGACATGCGGGCGCTGATCCGCCGACTGGCGTCGGGCGGCTGCACCGTGCTGCTCTCCAGCCATCTGCTCGGCGAGGTGCAGCAGGTCTGCGACCGGGTCGGCGTGGTCTCCCGGGGACGACTCGTCACCGAGAGCACGGTCGCCGAGCTGCGCGGCAAAACCAGCCTGCGGGTGCTGGCCGACCCGCTCGGCGCCGCCGAGGAGCGCGCCCGGGCACTGCTCGGCCCGGACCGGGTCCGGGTGGTCGACGGCGGACTCGACCTGGCGGTCGAACCCGAGCGAGCGGCCTGGCTGAACGCCGCGTTCGTCGAGGCCGGGCTGGCCGTACGCGAGCTGCGTCCCCGGGAACGTGATCTGGAGCAGGTGTTCTTCGAACTCACCGGCGGTACCGACGCCGCCGGTGCCGACCGGACGACGAAGGAGGTCGGACATGGCGTTCCGGCGACTGCCTGA
- a CDS encoding ABC transporter permease, producing MAFRRLPDVLAAELVKLVRRPANWLLLAVALVLSLTFTYLVPYAGYVDGAEPAGPGPGPGSGGPAEAAGDGLTGLLPAELVGNSIGGLPIFLGAIMLILGVLTVGGEYGWGTWKTLFTQGPPRLAGYAGKLGTLAVATLVTVLAIFVLGAAASAGVAGIEGQPVHWPSPGELAVGVGAGWLVAMMWATFGVLLAVLLRGVALPVGLGLVWLLAVQNLLASLAAPLLDWVAQAQKGLPGPTAGSLVAALGAGPGTPGVEQVVGGGQAALTVAGYLVGFALLAGAVLRRRDIL from the coding sequence ATGGCGTTCCGGCGACTGCCTGACGTACTCGCCGCCGAGCTGGTCAAGTTGGTCCGTCGGCCGGCGAACTGGCTGCTGCTGGCGGTGGCCCTGGTGCTCAGTCTGACCTTCACCTACCTGGTCCCGTACGCCGGATACGTCGACGGCGCCGAGCCGGCCGGCCCCGGCCCCGGCCCTGGCTCTGGCGGCCCGGCGGAGGCGGCCGGGGACGGGCTGACCGGACTGCTGCCGGCGGAGCTGGTCGGCAACTCGATCGGCGGGCTGCCGATCTTCCTCGGCGCGATCATGCTGATCCTCGGCGTGCTGACGGTCGGCGGCGAGTACGGCTGGGGCACCTGGAAGACCCTGTTCACCCAGGGCCCGCCCCGGTTGGCCGGGTACGCCGGCAAACTCGGCACCCTGGCCGTGGCGACCCTGGTCACGGTGTTGGCGATCTTCGTCTTGGGCGCCGCCGCCAGCGCGGGAGTCGCCGGCATCGAGGGGCAGCCGGTGCACTGGCCGTCGCCGGGCGAGCTGGCGGTCGGCGTGGGTGCGGGCTGGCTGGTCGCGATGATGTGGGCGACCTTCGGGGTGCTGCTGGCCGTACTGCTGCGCGGGGTGGCGCTGCCGGTCGGGCTGGGACTGGTCTGGCTGCTGGCCGTGCAGAACCTGCTGGCCAGTCTCGCCGCACCGCTGCTCGACTGGGTGGCGCAGGCGCAGAAGGGGCTGCCCGGACCGACGGCCGGTTCCCTGGTCGCCGCGCTCGGCGCCGGCCCGGGCACGCCCGGGGTCGAGCAGGTCGTCGGAGGCGGGCAGGCGGCCCTGACGGTCGCCGGCTACCTGGTCGGATTCGCGTTGCTGGCCGGTGCCGTGCTCCGCCGGCGTGACATCCTCTGA
- a CDS encoding sensor histidine kinase, whose translation MTSTEPVAGAGPGRWIWLADGALAVGLLAVTVPASTVIGRNMPGATEVDGWGYALIALGTLSLTVRRHRPIGTLALCTLAVSTYLVVGYPYGPMLLSYLVAVYTVAAHLPVRPAAVGTAVSLVVLLAHTVLSVRASPQGLVGLLPGSAWAVVPFAVGATVRVNRQSAAQARVEQARRIADDERLRIAQEVHDVVGHGLAAINMQAEIALHLLSKRPEQAETALTAISRTSREALDELRVTLSVVRRDAAVERAPVPGLDQVAALTDRLRRSGLPVTLEITGDRRPLAVAVDLAAYRVVQEALTNVLRHAGAASATVRIGYLPAEVTVEVLDTGHGGAGAAGPGAGHGLTGMRERLDALGGALEVGPRPGGGFRIFARLPAPARD comes from the coding sequence ATGACCTCGACCGAGCCGGTGGCGGGAGCCGGGCCGGGCCGGTGGATCTGGCTGGCGGACGGCGCGCTGGCGGTCGGACTGCTCGCGGTCACCGTGCCGGCGAGCACGGTGATCGGCCGGAACATGCCCGGCGCGACCGAGGTGGACGGTTGGGGCTACGCGCTGATCGCGCTCGGCACGCTGAGCCTGACGGTACGTCGCCACCGGCCGATCGGCACGCTGGCGCTCTGCACACTGGCCGTCTCGACGTACCTGGTGGTCGGCTACCCGTACGGGCCGATGCTGCTCAGCTATCTGGTCGCGGTCTACACGGTGGCGGCACACCTGCCGGTACGCCCGGCGGCGGTCGGCACCGCCGTCTCCCTGGTGGTGCTGCTGGCCCACACGGTGCTGTCGGTCCGGGCCAGCCCGCAGGGGCTGGTCGGTCTCCTGCCCGGCTCGGCCTGGGCGGTCGTGCCGTTCGCGGTCGGTGCCACCGTGCGGGTCAACCGGCAGTCCGCCGCCCAGGCCCGGGTCGAGCAGGCCCGGCGGATCGCCGACGACGAGCGGCTCCGGATCGCCCAGGAGGTGCACGACGTGGTCGGGCACGGGCTGGCCGCGATCAACATGCAGGCCGAGATCGCCCTGCACCTGCTGTCGAAGCGGCCGGAGCAGGCGGAGACGGCATTGACCGCGATCAGCCGCACCAGCCGGGAGGCGCTTGACGAACTGCGGGTGACCCTCTCGGTTGTCCGTCGGGACGCCGCGGTCGAGCGGGCGCCGGTGCCCGGACTTGACCAGGTGGCGGCGCTGACCGACCGGCTGCGCCGGTCCGGGTTGCCGGTCACCCTGGAGATCACCGGTGACCGCCGGCCGCTGGCGGTGGCGGTCGACCTGGCCGCGTACCGTGTCGTGCAGGAGGCGCTGACGAACGTGCTGCGGCACGCGGGCGCCGCCAGCGCGACGGTGCGGATCGGGTACCTGCCGGCCGAGGTGACCGTCGAGGTGCTGGACACCGGACACGGCGGGGCGGGGGCGGCCGGGCCGGGCGCCGGGCACGGACTGACCGGGATGCGGGAGCGGCTCGACGCCCTCGGCGGCGCCCTGGAGGTCGGGCCGCGTCCCGGTGGCGGGTTCCGGATCTTCGCGCGGCTGCCCGCGCCGGCACGGGACTGA
- a CDS encoding response regulator transcription factor produces MMTGESGTTGGSGTTIGVLIADDQDLVRLGLRALVESEPDLRVVGEAADGLGALAVARRERPDIVLMDVRMPGIDGIEATRRIVADPELAGTRVVVLTTFELDSYVFEALRHGASGFLTKDTKPVELLRAIRLVAGGEALLSPSVTRRVVREFATRPSRVLRPHPRLDTLTDRERQVVGLVGEGLSNDEIGGRLLVSPATARTHVSRAMVKLGARDRAQLVVYAYQSGLVGP; encoded by the coding sequence ATGATGACCGGAGAGAGCGGGACGACCGGGGGCAGCGGGACGACGATCGGTGTGCTGATCGCGGACGACCAGGACCTGGTGCGGCTGGGCCTGCGGGCCCTGGTCGAGAGTGAGCCGGATCTGCGGGTGGTCGGTGAGGCGGCCGACGGGCTGGGCGCGCTGGCGGTGGCCCGGCGGGAACGACCCGACATCGTGCTGATGGACGTCCGGATGCCCGGAATCGACGGCATCGAGGCGACCCGGCGGATCGTGGCGGACCCGGAACTGGCCGGGACCCGGGTGGTGGTGCTGACCACCTTCGAACTCGACTCGTACGTCTTCGAGGCGCTCCGGCACGGCGCCAGCGGCTTCCTGACCAAGGACACCAAGCCGGTGGAACTGCTCCGGGCGATCCGGCTGGTGGCCGGTGGCGAGGCGCTGCTCTCCCCGTCGGTGACCCGTCGGGTGGTCCGGGAGTTCGCCACCCGGCCGTCCCGGGTGCTCCGCCCGCACCCTCGGTTGGACACCCTGACCGACCGGGAGCGGCAGGTGGTCGGGCTGGTCGGCGAGGGGCTGAGCAACGACGAGATCGGCGGCCGGCTGCTGGTCAGCCCGGCGACCGCGCGTACCCATGTCAGCCGGGCGATGGTCAAGCTGGGTGCCCGGGACCGGGCCCAACTGGTCGTGTACGCGTACCAGTCGGGTCTGGTCGGGCCCTGA
- the ffh gene encoding signal recognition particle protein — MFDTLSDRLSGIFTKLRGKGRLTDADIDATAREIRLALLEADVALPVVKSFIASLKERARGAEVSQALNPAQQVIKIVHEELVAVLGGEGRRLQFAKQPPTVIMLAGLQGSGKTTLAGKLAGWLKGQGHQPMLVAADLQRPNAVNQLQVLGGRAGVEVFAPEPGNGVGDPVQVAKASIEHARRAARDIVIVDTAGRLGIDAEMMAQAAAIRDAVDPDEVIFVIDAMVGQDAVRTAEAFRDGVGITGVVLSKLDGDARGGAALSVRQVTGQPILFASTGEKLADFDVFYPDRMASRILGMGDVLTLIEQAEQAFDADQKEKMTAKLMGGEQFTLEDFLDQLIAVRRMGPIANVLAMMPGMGQMKDQLAEVDDKHFDRVTAIIRSMTPGERTNPKIINGSRRARIATGSGVTVMDVNQLLNRFAEAQKMMKQMGGMMGLPGGRRKATKSPKNKRKGTKGGGRPRVGGPAGGFPGGMPQLPPGLDPNALPGGGQGLPPGFKLPKLDFNKLGKRPNDK; from the coding sequence GTGTTTGACACTTTGAGTGACCGCCTGTCCGGGATCTTCACCAAGCTGCGCGGCAAGGGCCGTCTCACCGACGCCGACATCGACGCCACCGCCCGGGAGATCCGGCTGGCGCTGCTGGAGGCGGACGTCGCCCTGCCCGTGGTCAAGTCCTTCATCGCCAGCCTGAAGGAGCGGGCCCGGGGCGCCGAGGTGTCCCAGGCGCTCAACCCGGCCCAGCAGGTGATCAAGATCGTCCACGAGGAACTCGTCGCCGTACTCGGCGGCGAGGGCCGCCGGTTGCAGTTCGCCAAGCAGCCCCCGACGGTGATCATGCTCGCCGGTCTCCAGGGTTCGGGTAAGACGACCCTGGCCGGCAAGCTGGCCGGCTGGCTGAAGGGGCAGGGACACCAGCCGATGCTTGTCGCCGCCGACCTCCAGCGGCCGAACGCGGTCAACCAGTTGCAGGTGCTCGGCGGCCGGGCCGGGGTCGAGGTCTTCGCGCCGGAACCGGGCAACGGGGTCGGCGACCCGGTCCAGGTCGCCAAGGCGTCGATCGAGCACGCCCGGCGCGCAGCCCGGGACATCGTCATCGTGGACACCGCCGGCCGGCTCGGCATCGACGCCGAGATGATGGCGCAGGCCGCCGCGATCCGCGACGCGGTAGACCCGGACGAGGTCATCTTCGTGATCGACGCGATGGTCGGTCAGGACGCGGTACGCACCGCCGAGGCGTTCCGGGACGGTGTCGGGATCACCGGCGTGGTCCTGTCGAAGCTCGACGGTGACGCCCGCGGCGGTGCCGCCCTCTCGGTACGCCAGGTCACCGGCCAGCCGATCCTCTTCGCCTCGACCGGCGAGAAGCTGGCCGACTTCGACGTCTTTTACCCGGACCGGATGGCCAGCCGGATCCTCGGCATGGGCGACGTGCTGACCCTGATCGAGCAGGCCGAGCAGGCCTTCGACGCCGATCAGAAAGAGAAGATGACCGCCAAGCTGATGGGCGGCGAGCAGTTCACCCTGGAGGACTTCCTCGACCAGCTCATCGCGGTACGCCGGATGGGGCCGATCGCGAACGTCCTGGCCATGATGCCCGGGATGGGGCAGATGAAGGACCAGTTGGCCGAGGTCGACGACAAGCACTTCGACAGGGTCACCGCGATCATCCGGTCGATGACCCCAGGCGAGCGGACCAACCCGAAGATCATCAACGGCTCGCGGCGGGCCCGGATCGCCACCGGCTCCGGGGTCACCGTGATGGACGTCAACCAACTGCTCAACCGCTTCGCCGAAGCGCAGAAGATGATGAAGCAGATGGGCGGCATGATGGGCCTGCCCGGCGGCCGGCGCAAGGCGACCAAGTCGCCGAAGAACAAGCGCAAGGGCACCAAGGGCGGCGGCCGGCCCCGGGTCGGCGGTCCGGCCGGCGGCTTCCCGGGTGGCATGCCGCAGTTGCCGCCGGGGCTGGACCCGAACGCGCTGCCGGGCGGCGGCCAGGGCCTGCCGCCCGGCTTCAAGCTGCCGAAACTGGACTTCAACAAGCTCGGCAAGCGCCCGAACGACAAGTGA
- a CDS encoding Uma2 family endonuclease, whose protein sequence is MALEANCPPEYVVGIDLSMRVDRRNEPRPDVVALRREHVTRSPVPVRDAVIAVEVISPDSTFQDMYDKARVYGHAGVPTYWVVDPLHERMTLTEFVLGPTGEYEPAAHTDDVFDTERPWKVTVDLPALTSRWAGLRDRAER, encoded by the coding sequence CTGGCACTCGAGGCGAACTGTCCGCCGGAGTACGTGGTCGGCATCGACCTGTCGATGCGGGTCGACCGGCGCAACGAGCCCCGGCCCGACGTGGTGGCACTGCGCCGGGAGCACGTCACCCGCAGCCCGGTCCCGGTGCGGGACGCCGTCATCGCGGTCGAGGTCATCTCACCCGACTCCACCTTCCAGGACATGTACGACAAGGCCCGGGTCTACGGCCACGCCGGGGTGCCGACCTACTGGGTGGTGGACCCGCTGCACGAGCGGATGACCCTGACCGAGTTCGTGCTCGGCCCGACGGGTGAATACGAGCCGGCCGCGCACACCGACGACGTCTTCGACACCGAGCGGCCGTGGAAGGTCACCGTCGACCTGCCGGCCCTGACCAGCCGCTGGGCCGGGCTGCGCGACCGCGCCGAGCGGTGA
- a CDS encoding amidohydrolase family protein, with protein MALHVRGVVLPDDEVRDLWLVGDRVTFTPVPGAVTVADRGFVLPGLVDAHCHPGIAPGSVPVTSLDQARELARIDRDAGVLAIRDAGSPFAYPELEDEPDLPRLARAGRHVAPPRRYLRGIAVEVEPTEVPAAVTEQARAGNGWVKLVGDWIDREVGDLAPSWDAETVAAAVAAAHAAGARAAVHTFSEVGVELMVRAGVDSVEHGTGLSLELVDEMARRGTALVPTMINIATFGEIAERAAAKFPGYAKHMLALRDNFPAVVGAAYEAGVPIYVGTDAGGGIDHGLAAEEMLLLHERAGMSPVDVLAAASWRARDWLGFPGLVEGGLADLVVYPSDPRTDLRVVRTPERIVLRGRLLR; from the coding sequence ATGGCGCTGCACGTACGAGGGGTCGTGCTCCCGGACGACGAGGTCCGAGACCTGTGGCTGGTCGGTGACCGGGTGACCTTCACCCCGGTGCCCGGTGCGGTGACGGTGGCCGACCGCGGTTTCGTGCTGCCCGGTCTGGTCGACGCGCACTGCCATCCGGGGATCGCCCCGGGCTCGGTGCCGGTCACCTCGCTGGACCAGGCCCGCGAACTCGCCCGGATCGACCGGGACGCCGGGGTGCTGGCGATCCGGGACGCCGGCTCGCCGTTCGCGTACCCGGAGTTGGAGGACGAGCCGGACCTGCCCCGGCTGGCCCGCGCGGGCCGGCACGTCGCGCCGCCGAGGCGCTACCTGCGGGGCATCGCGGTCGAGGTCGAGCCCACCGAGGTTCCGGCGGCGGTGACCGAGCAGGCCCGGGCCGGCAACGGCTGGGTCAAGCTGGTCGGCGACTGGATCGACCGGGAGGTCGGCGACCTGGCGCCGTCCTGGGACGCGGAGACCGTGGCCGCCGCGGTGGCCGCCGCGCACGCGGCCGGGGCGCGGGCCGCGGTGCACACCTTCTCCGAGGTCGGGGTCGAGCTGATGGTCCGGGCCGGGGTCGACTCGGTCGAGCACGGCACCGGGCTCAGCCTGGAACTGGTCGACGAGATGGCCCGGCGGGGCACCGCACTGGTGCCCACCATGATCAACATCGCCACCTTCGGCGAGATCGCCGAGCGGGCCGCCGCGAAGTTCCCCGGGTACGCCAAGCACATGCTCGCGCTCCGCGACAACTTCCCGGCGGTGGTCGGGGCGGCGTACGAGGCCGGCGTGCCGATCTACGTCGGCACCGACGCGGGCGGCGGGATCGACCACGGGCTGGCCGCCGAGGAGATGCTGCTGCTGCACGAGCGGGCCGGGATGTCCCCGGTCGACGTGCTGGCCGCCGCCTCCTGGCGGGCCCGGGACTGGCTCGGCTTCCCCGGCCTGGTCGAGGGCGGCCTCGCCGACCTGGTGGTCTATCCCAGCGACCCGCGCACCGACCTGCGGGTGGTACGCACACCGGAGCGGATCGTGCTGCGCGGCCGGCTGCTGCGCTGA